One Trichomycterus rosablanca isolate fTriRos1 chromosome 12, fTriRos1.hap1, whole genome shotgun sequence DNA window includes the following coding sequences:
- the hoxd3a gene encoding homeobox protein Hox-D3a, producing MQKATYYDNSGLFGGYAYPKTDAYAYGPTHQSYPTSSMENDYQGPICSIQTTTVRPPVHKNGDINGSCMRPSGSQGSQADSVGDQQQAPPLAPSSPNSNSATTQKKKPPSNNGSNTTTPVISKQIFPWMKETRHNSKQKSTNCATPGETCDDKSPPGPASKRVRTAYTSAQLVELEKEFHFNRYLCRPRRVEMANLLNLTERQIKIWFQNRRMKYKKDQKSKGIMHSPLGHSPDRSPPLSGPNHVGYSGQLSNPSLNYDAPSPPSFAKPQQNMYGLAAYTAPLGGCIPQQKRYPGAEYEHHGMQGNGSFANANLQGSPVYVGGNFVDSMPASGPMFNLGHLPHPSSASVDYSCAAQIPGNHHHGPCDPHPTYTDLSSHHASQGRLQEAPKLTHL from the exons ATGCAGAAAGCAACTTATTATGATAACTCTGGACTGTTTGGCGGTTACGCATACCCAAAGACTGACGCATATGCGTATGGGCCCACCCATCAATCCTACCCCACTTCCAGCATGGAGAATGACTATCAGGGTCCCATCTGTTCCATACAAACTACAACTGTCCGGCCGCCGGTGCACAAAAATGGCGACATCAATGGCAGCTGTATGCGACCAAGTGGCAGCCAAGGTAGCCAAGCAGACAGTGTTGGTGACCAACAACAGGCGCCTCCTTTAGCCCCCAGCTCACCCAACTCAAACAGCGCTACCACACAGAAAAAGAAACCCCCCAGTAACAATGGGTCGAACACTACCACCCCAGTCATCTCAAAACAAATATTTCCATGGATGAAGGAGACACGTCATAACTCAAAGCAGAAAAGCACCAATTGCGCAACTCCAG GAGAAACCTGCGATGACAAGAGTCCGCCGGGTCCGGCATCCAAGCGGGTGCGCACAGCTTACACCAGCGCCCAACTTGTGGAGCTCGAGAAAGAGTTCCACTTCAATCGCTATTTATGTCGACCGCGACGAGTCGAAATGGCCAATCTGCTCAACCTGACCGAACGCCAGATAAAGATATGGTTTCAAAACAGGAGGATGAAATATAAAAAGGATCAGAAATCCAAGGGCATTATGCATTCCCCTCTTGGACACTCTCCAGACAGAAGTCCTCCTCTAAGTGGCCCCAATCACGTTGGATATTCTGGTCAGCTCTCAAATCCCAGTCTGAACTATGATGCTCCGTCCCCTCCATCCTTCGCAAAACCGCAACAAAACATGTACGGCCTAGCTGCTTACACGGCGCCGTTGGGCGGCTGTATACCACAGCAGAAAAGGTATCCGGGGGCAGAGTATGAGCACCATGGCATGCAAGGGAACGGAAGCTTTGCCAATGCAAATTTGCAAGGCAGCCCTGTATATGTTGGGGGAAATTTTGTTGATTCAATGCCAGCCTCGGGCCCTATGTTCAACCTTGGTCACCTTCCTCATCCCTCATCCGCCAGTGTGGACTACAGCTGTGCCGCTCAGATTCCGGGCAACCATCATCACGGACCGTGTGACCCTCACCCCACATACACAGACCTCAGCTCTCACCACGCTTCTCAGGGACGACTGCAGGAAGCACCGAAACTAACGCATTTGTAA